In one Pseudoliparis swirei isolate HS2019 ecotype Mariana Trench chromosome 23, NWPU_hadal_v1, whole genome shotgun sequence genomic region, the following are encoded:
- the si:dkey-16l2.16 gene encoding ras-related protein Rab-35 has translation MAGKDYLHLFKLLIIGDSNVGKSSLLLRFADSSFSGSYITTIGVDFKIRTVDIDGERVKLQIWDTAGQERFRTITSTYYRNTHGVIIVYDVTNPESFVNVKRWLNEISQNCDNVCKILVGNKNDDPARKRVDTQDAVRFGESMGVRAFETSAKENVNVEEMFMAFTHMVLRAKKQSQSRAEREREKDTVNISGHRDRRKRGKKCC, from the exons ATGGCGGGGAAGGACTACCTTCATCTCTTCAAGCTGCTCATCATCGGAGACTCCA aTGTGGGGAAGAGCAGCCTCCTGCTCCGCTTTGCAGACAGCTCCTTCTCTG GCAGCTACATCACCACCATCGGGGTGGACTTTAAGATCCGAACGGTCGACATCGACGGAGAGCGGGTCAAGCTGCAGATCTGGGACACGGCGGGTCAGGAGAGGTTCAGGACCATCACGTCGAC GTACTACAGGAACACCCACGGGGTCATCATCGTGTACGACGTCACCAACCCAGAGTCCTTTGTGAACGTCAAGAGGTGGTTGAACGAAATCTCCCAGAACTGTGACAACGTCTGCAAGATCCTGG TGGGAAACAAAAATGACGACCCTGCCAGGAAACGGGTGGATACCCAGGATGCAGTGCGCTTCGGGGAGTCGATGGGGGTCCGCGCGTTCGAGACCAGCGCCAAAGAGAACGTGAACGTGGAAGAG ATGTTCATGGCCTTCACGCACATGGTGCTGCGGGCCAAGAAGCAGAGCCAGAGCCGAGCGGAGAGGGAGCGCGAGAAGGACACGGTGAACATCAGCGGCCACCGCGACCGCCGCAAGAGAGGCAAGAAATGCTGCTGA